The Corallococcus caeni genome includes a region encoding these proteins:
- a CDS encoding J domain-containing protein, with the protein MPRIAPVVPPTASASSAMPPAMPPAVPGVASMPTPPPVARAPSAVPTMQPLSPTAPAARPPSVPTIAPAGARPPAAVPPAARPVPTVGPVTPPPVALRISPPSIAPAGTPPPVLAVGQVVPPIAPAGPTPPRPGNRPTTSLPAVAPSGSARPLTPPPVAPPRPPAASVPPPPPSSEGPALSPEQLVDLESRCAKLDQMDYFELLSLERTAAPGDIKKAFYRESRVYHPDRFFHLESKALKDQVNELYKRVTEAYYVLRDDTKRKKYLTDIAGPDRAQKLRFTDASESETKAAAKKEQEEQIGTHPKGRQFYTQAQKDLESGNPSAAERNLKMALTYEPSNARYKEALAEAQKQTADKSKGDSSFKIR; encoded by the coding sequence ATGCCTCGCATCGCGCCGGTCGTTCCTCCCACCGCGAGCGCTTCGTCCGCGATGCCTCCCGCCATGCCTCCGGCGGTGCCCGGCGTCGCGTCCATGCCGACGCCGCCGCCCGTGGCCCGCGCGCCCTCGGCCGTGCCGACCATGCAGCCCCTGAGCCCCACGGCTCCGGCGGCCCGTCCGCCCTCGGTCCCCACCATCGCTCCCGCCGGAGCCCGGCCTCCCGCTGCGGTGCCGCCCGCCGCGCGCCCCGTGCCCACCGTGGGCCCGGTGACGCCGCCTCCCGTCGCGCTCCGGATCAGCCCGCCCTCCATCGCTCCCGCCGGTACGCCGCCGCCGGTGCTCGCCGTCGGGCAGGTCGTCCCGCCCATCGCTCCCGCGGGCCCCACGCCGCCGCGCCCTGGCAACCGGCCCACCACGTCACTGCCCGCCGTGGCGCCCTCCGGATCCGCCCGTCCGCTGACGCCGCCCCCGGTGGCCCCGCCCCGGCCTCCCGCCGCCAGCGTGCCCCCGCCGCCTCCGTCCTCCGAGGGCCCGGCCCTCAGCCCGGAGCAGCTCGTGGACCTGGAGTCCCGCTGCGCGAAGCTCGACCAGATGGACTACTTCGAGCTGCTCAGCCTGGAGCGCACCGCCGCGCCCGGCGACATCAAGAAGGCCTTCTACCGGGAGAGCCGCGTCTACCACCCGGACCGTTTCTTCCACCTGGAGTCCAAGGCCCTCAAGGACCAGGTGAACGAGCTCTACAAGCGCGTCACCGAGGCCTATTACGTCCTGCGCGACGACACCAAGCGCAAGAAGTACCTCACCGACATCGCGGGCCCGGACCGCGCGCAGAAGCTGCGCTTCACCGACGCCTCCGAGTCCGAGACCAAGGCCGCCGCGAAGAAGGAACAGGAAGAGCAGATCGGCACCCACCCCAAGGGCCGTCAGTTCTACACGCAGGCCCAGAAGGACCTGGAGTCCGGCAACCCGTCCGCCGCGGAGCGCAACCTCAAGATGGCGCTCACCTACGAGCCCTCCAACGCCCGCTACAAGGAAGCCCTCGCGGAAGCCCAGAAGCAGACCGCGGACAAGTCCAAGGGCGACTCCTCGTTCAAGATCCGCTAG
- a CDS encoding TIGR02757 family protein, whose translation MKKRRVAHTGLSSQAAERLRPRLDAFLASTDAKARIGFDPVEFPHRYTDPRDVEVSALLAAALAYGRADLFRPKVDALLKQMGPSPAAFVRALDVAGAKALLTGFVYRFNVGTDLAVLLLGMGRALREHGSLEALFVQGWKASGTLHGALAAFTAALRDVPMEALRKAMGPERGLHHLLPSPLGPGAAKRLNLYLRWMVRGPDAVDFGIWKQVPASALLVPLDTHIGRMALHLGLTKRTDLTWRTAEEVTASLRALDPEDPVRYDFALCHYGMSGACPAKTVPQHCARCALLPSCKVGPRAVARSSVQI comes from the coding sequence ATGAAGAAGCGCCGTGTCGCGCACACAGGGTTGAGCAGCCAGGCCGCCGAGCGCCTGCGCCCCCGCCTGGATGCCTTCCTGGCCTCCACCGACGCGAAGGCACGCATCGGGTTCGACCCGGTGGAGTTCCCCCACCGCTACACGGATCCGCGCGACGTGGAGGTCAGCGCGCTGCTCGCGGCGGCGCTGGCGTACGGGCGCGCGGACCTCTTCCGCCCGAAGGTGGACGCACTCCTGAAGCAGATGGGCCCGTCGCCCGCGGCCTTCGTGCGCGCGCTCGACGTAGCGGGCGCGAAGGCGCTGCTCACGGGCTTCGTGTACCGCTTCAACGTGGGCACCGACCTCGCGGTGCTGCTGCTGGGCATGGGCCGCGCGCTGCGCGAGCACGGCAGCCTGGAGGCCCTGTTCGTCCAGGGCTGGAAGGCGAGCGGCACGCTCCACGGAGCGCTCGCGGCCTTCACCGCCGCGCTGCGGGACGTGCCCATGGAAGCGCTCCGCAAGGCGATGGGACCGGAGCGGGGCCTGCACCACCTCTTGCCCTCGCCGCTGGGGCCGGGCGCGGCGAAGCGCCTCAACCTGTACCTGCGCTGGATGGTGCGCGGGCCGGACGCGGTGGACTTCGGCATCTGGAAGCAGGTGCCCGCGTCAGCACTGCTGGTCCCATTGGACACGCACATCGGACGGATGGCGCTCCACCTGGGGCTCACGAAGCGCACGGACCTCACCTGGCGCACGGCGGAGGAGGTGACGGCGTCGCTGCGGGCGCTCGACCCGGAAGACCCCGTCCGCTACGACTTTGCTTTGTGCCACTACGGCATGAGCGGCGCGTGCCCGGCGAAGACGGTGCCCCAGCATTGCGCGCGGTGTGCGCTCCTACCTTCCTGCAAGGTAGGCCCCCGCGCCGTGGCACGAAGTTCCGTGCAAATCTGA
- the polX gene encoding DNA polymerase/3'-5' exonuclease PolX, giving the protein MTPDVTPSTAVLTDKAAVAQVLRDMSLLLQLQGQSGFRVRAYDIAADRIANLPQELGAVVTQGRLQELQGIGPGLADKLTELVTTGRMSAFEELKARFPAGLLDLMKLPDVGPKKVAALWSELQVGSIEDLERACRDGRVRELKGFGAKSEAKLLDGIAVYRRARGERKLLGDALPIAEGLLERIRQAPGVVRASLGGSVRRRAETVSDVDLIASAPDAGPVLDALANAPGVATVIGKGDSKCSVRMVQGDLQVDLRVLPDEDFATALHHFTGSKAHHIRLRNLGHEKGLKISEWGVHREDGTKLPVPDEATLYRLLDMQEVPPELREDNGEVEAAKAGKLPVDLVTLEDVQGAVHAHSTWSDGRNTLEEMARAAQALGLKYLTITEHSEAAIHAGGLKVDDLKRQWEEIDRVNAAVPGVRLLKGIEVDILESGALDYADSVLEQLEVVIASIHVRHSMDEDQMTRRVLAALDNPHLHILGHPTGRLIQSREPYALRMEEVLERARERGVAVEINGKPARLDLKAEYVRQAVELGVKLVVSCDAHRQEDLKNLAYAVATARRGWARKKDILNTRSAESFLAALRER; this is encoded by the coding sequence GTGACTCCCGACGTGACACCCTCCACCGCCGTGCTCACCGACAAGGCGGCCGTCGCCCAGGTCCTCCGTGACATGTCCCTGTTGCTCCAGCTCCAGGGGCAGAGCGGCTTTCGCGTCCGCGCCTACGACATCGCCGCCGACCGCATCGCGAACCTGCCGCAGGAGCTGGGCGCCGTCGTCACCCAGGGCCGCCTGCAGGAGCTCCAGGGCATCGGCCCGGGGCTCGCCGACAAGCTCACCGAGCTGGTGACGACCGGCCGCATGAGCGCCTTCGAGGAGCTCAAGGCCCGGTTCCCCGCCGGCCTGCTGGACCTGATGAAGCTGCCGGACGTGGGCCCGAAGAAGGTGGCGGCCCTGTGGAGCGAGCTCCAGGTGGGCAGCATCGAGGACCTGGAGCGCGCCTGCCGCGACGGCCGCGTGCGGGAGCTCAAGGGCTTCGGCGCCAAGAGCGAGGCGAAGCTCCTGGACGGCATCGCGGTGTACCGGCGCGCACGCGGCGAGCGGAAGCTGCTGGGCGACGCGCTGCCCATCGCCGAAGGACTGCTGGAGCGGATCCGCCAGGCCCCGGGCGTGGTGCGCGCGAGCCTGGGCGGCAGCGTGCGCCGGCGCGCGGAGACGGTGTCCGACGTGGACCTCATCGCCTCCGCGCCGGACGCGGGGCCGGTGCTGGACGCGCTCGCGAACGCGCCGGGCGTGGCCACGGTGATTGGCAAGGGCGACAGCAAGTGCTCCGTGCGCATGGTGCAGGGCGACCTCCAGGTGGACCTGCGCGTGCTGCCGGACGAGGACTTCGCCACCGCGCTGCACCACTTCACCGGCTCCAAGGCGCACCACATCCGGCTGCGCAACCTGGGCCATGAGAAGGGCCTCAAGATTTCCGAGTGGGGCGTGCACCGAGAGGACGGCACCAAGCTCCCCGTCCCCGACGAGGCGACGCTGTACCGGCTGCTGGACATGCAGGAGGTGCCGCCGGAGCTGCGCGAGGACAACGGCGAGGTGGAGGCGGCGAAGGCCGGCAAGCTGCCGGTGGACCTGGTGACGCTGGAGGACGTGCAGGGCGCGGTGCACGCGCACAGCACCTGGTCCGACGGCCGCAACACGCTGGAGGAGATGGCGCGCGCGGCGCAGGCGCTGGGGCTCAAGTACCTCACCATCACCGAGCACAGCGAGGCGGCCATCCACGCGGGCGGCCTGAAGGTGGACGACCTCAAGCGGCAGTGGGAGGAGATCGACCGCGTGAACGCGGCGGTGCCCGGGGTGCGGCTGCTCAAGGGCATCGAGGTGGACATCCTGGAGTCGGGGGCGCTGGACTACGCGGACAGCGTGCTGGAGCAGCTGGAGGTCGTCATCGCCTCCATCCACGTGCGCCACTCCATGGATGAGGACCAGATGACGCGCCGGGTGCTGGCCGCGCTGGACAACCCGCACCTGCACATCCTGGGACACCCCACCGGCCGCCTCATCCAGAGCCGCGAGCCGTACGCGCTGCGCATGGAGGAGGTGCTGGAGCGCGCCCGCGAGCGCGGCGTCGCGGTGGAGATCAACGGCAAGCCGGCGCGCCTGGACCTCAAGGCCGAGTACGTCCGTCAGGCCGTGGAACTCGGGGTGAAGCTGGTGGTGAGCTGCGACGCGCACCGTCAGGAGGACCTGAAGAACCTGGCCTACGCGGTGGCCACGGCGCGCCGGGGCTGGGCGAGGAAGAAGGACATCCTCAACACCCGGTCCGCGGAGAGCTTCCTCGCCGCCCTGCGGGAGCGCTGA
- a CDS encoding MXAN_2756 family trypsin-like serine endoprotease, translating into MFRPLVLIPALLSFLLALPARAGAEARPSRADLQRVLELHARSSVRVRGPQHAGPGIIVGADGQVLTAVSLVGPESAQVEHAGNALTARVVLSSTVLQVAVVAGPQGAWPAAPVRLVPEGLAGRWVVGVMPARKKGQRDTPKATLAKAAPAPFFDVDLTLVPGSPLYDGDGRLVGVVVERRGRGARALPLSAVKAELASADAP; encoded by the coding sequence ATGTTCCGCCCGCTCGTCCTCATCCCCGCCCTCCTCTCTTTCCTCCTGGCCCTGCCCGCGCGGGCCGGCGCGGAGGCCCGTCCGTCGCGCGCCGACCTCCAGCGCGTGCTGGAGCTGCACGCCCGCTCGTCGGTGCGCGTGCGGGGCCCCCAGCACGCGGGCCCCGGCATCATCGTGGGCGCGGATGGCCAGGTGCTCACCGCCGTGTCGCTGGTGGGCCCGGAGTCCGCCCAGGTGGAGCACGCGGGCAATGCCCTGACGGCGCGCGTGGTGCTCTCCAGCACCGTCCTCCAGGTCGCGGTGGTGGCGGGCCCCCAGGGCGCGTGGCCCGCCGCGCCGGTGCGGCTGGTGCCGGAGGGGCTCGCGGGCCGCTGGGTGGTGGGCGTCATGCCCGCGCGCAAGAAGGGCCAGCGGGACACACCCAAGGCCACGCTGGCGAAGGCCGCGCCCGCGCCGTTCTTCGACGTGGACCTCACGCTCGTGCCGGGCAGCCCGCTCTATGACGGGGACGGCCGGCTCGTCGGCGTCGTCGTCGAGCGCCGGGGCCGCGGCGCGCGCGCCCTCCCCCTGTCCGCGGTGAAGGCGGAGCTCGCGTCGGCGGACGCGCCATGA
- the dnaK gene encoding molecular chaperone DnaK gives MADDIAIGIDLGTSYSCVSVVHEGQPTVIPNEWGETTHASCVSFLEEGSVLVGNAAKKNIITSPENTVYSAKRLIGRYYFSDEVKKAQAVMPYRIVEGDNNSVRIGVRERSYSLPEISALVLKEMKAVAETYLGREVTKAVITVPAYFNDNQRQATKDAGRIAGLEVLRILNEPTAAALAYGFGRDVNQRVVVYDLGGGTFDVSILEIGKDVFEVLATAGDTYLGGDDFDDRIMTWMADDFLNRTRLDLRQNKYCLQMLKDAAEKAKIDVGQFGTAEILCQGICQDANGNVMDLRNTLNQDQFNRMVMDLVQRTFKVCDEALQSARLTAADIDAVILVGGPTRLPIIRNSVKHYFQKEPLEGINPDQVVAMGAALQSHALLDSKTETFLVDVTPLTLRIGTVGGYTEKIIDKNTPVPIDRSKTFTTSRDGQEKVKIRVYQGESNRAEECEMLGEFEFSGFRIGYRGEVKIEVTFEINTDGLVNVSACDVETGQKTSTSITLSSGMTEADIQQSIQSNRNTRLAGHNSSDLPAVAN, from the coding sequence ATGGCGGACGACATCGCAATCGGCATCGACCTGGGCACCTCGTATTCGTGCGTGTCCGTCGTCCACGAGGGCCAGCCCACGGTCATCCCCAACGAGTGGGGCGAGACGACCCATGCCTCGTGCGTGTCCTTCCTGGAGGAAGGGTCCGTGCTGGTGGGCAACGCGGCGAAGAAGAACATCATCACCAGCCCCGAGAACACGGTGTACTCGGCCAAGCGGCTCATCGGCCGGTACTACTTCTCCGACGAGGTGAAGAAGGCGCAGGCGGTGATGCCGTACCGCATCGTCGAGGGCGACAACAACTCGGTGCGCATCGGCGTGCGGGAGCGCAGCTATTCGCTGCCGGAGATCTCCGCGCTGGTGCTCAAGGAGATGAAGGCCGTCGCGGAGACGTACCTGGGCCGCGAGGTGACGAAGGCGGTCATCACCGTCCCGGCGTACTTCAACGACAACCAGCGCCAGGCGACGAAGGACGCGGGCCGCATCGCCGGGCTGGAGGTGCTGCGCATCCTCAACGAGCCCACGGCGGCGGCGCTCGCGTATGGCTTTGGCCGGGACGTCAACCAGCGCGTCGTCGTCTACGACCTGGGCGGCGGCACGTTCGACGTTTCCATCCTGGAGATTGGCAAGGACGTCTTCGAGGTGCTCGCGACGGCGGGCGACACGTACCTGGGCGGCGACGACTTCGACGACCGCATCATGACGTGGATGGCGGACGACTTCCTCAACCGCACGCGGTTGGACCTGCGGCAGAACAAGTACTGCCTGCAGATGCTGAAGGACGCGGCGGAGAAGGCGAAGATCGACGTGGGCCAGTTCGGCACCGCGGAGATCCTCTGCCAGGGCATCTGCCAGGACGCCAACGGCAACGTGATGGACCTGCGCAACACGCTCAACCAGGACCAGTTCAACCGGATGGTGATGGACCTGGTGCAGCGCACGTTCAAGGTCTGCGACGAGGCGCTGCAGAGCGCGCGGCTGACGGCGGCGGACATCGACGCGGTCATCCTGGTGGGCGGGCCCACGCGGCTGCCCATCATCCGCAACTCGGTGAAGCACTACTTCCAGAAGGAGCCGCTGGAGGGCATCAACCCGGATCAGGTCGTGGCCATGGGCGCCGCGCTCCAGTCGCACGCGCTTTTGGACAGCAAGACGGAGACGTTCCTGGTGGACGTCACGCCGCTGACGCTGCGGATTGGAACCGTGGGCGGGTACACGGAGAAGATCATCGACAAGAACACGCCGGTGCCCATTGACCGGTCGAAGACCTTCACCACCAGCCGCGACGGGCAGGAGAAGGTGAAGATCCGCGTGTACCAGGGTGAGTCCAACCGCGCCGAGGAGTGCGAGATGCTGGGCGAGTTCGAGTTCTCGGGCTTTCGCATCGGGTATCGCGGCGAGGTGAAGATCGAGGTGACGTTCGAGATCAACACGGACGGTCTGGTGAACGTGTCCGCGTGCGACGTGGAGACGGGCCAGAAGACGTCCACGTCCATCACGCTGTCGTCCGGCATGACGGAGGCGGACATCCAGCAGTCGATCCAGTCGAACCGCAACACGCGGCTCGCGGGCCACAACAGCAGCGACCTGCCCGCCGTGGCCAACTAG
- a CDS encoding ATP-binding protein, with amino-acid sequence MRPGNAGGMIPWCARSDAVHAMLVAVPATVAQDVERDLCATAEGRACRVIRVDSPPEPLPEGLLVLWDHGGPLEAVKARCQWAHARRLPTRTWLVVLTTRDGEEAEALISAGADECVAPPGTRWGARLVSLQRRSSDGDAQALRRARDMFQGALDAVPEPLFIKDREHRLVAMNGAYCRLLDQSAEALRGTITSPQVPPHEAEASWRQDERAFTTGQTVEDEGSFTDSKGRSREVLTQRAAYALPNGERFLVGLVRDVTERTRLEAQRRLAERMTSVGTLAAGVAHEINNPLSYVTSNLAYLWERVAQPVVPVPTEQLEELRQVVAEALEGAGRVRSIVRDLRTFSRTEEEQHGPVDVRRAVEGAVKLMRDELQHRARLTCELEPVAAVHGNEGRLAQVVTHLLMNALQSFGERPPEQNQLRLRLRPGREGHVLIEVEDNGTGMPAEVRQRIFDPFYTTRSPKGGTGLGLSICLTLVHAMGGHIEVASEQGQGSLFRVELPALSLPPEALRPPQPVAAPVEESAQAARATRNLRRLLLIDDEPAVGSAVSRLLRNLYDVHVIQDAREALRRLSHGEKFDAILCDLMMPGMSGMDFLVELERLAPELAPRTGLMTGGVNPQAREFVGRRARELLEKPFERDQLCTFVETLMQ; translated from the coding sequence ATGCGGCCGGGCAACGCGGGCGGAATGATCCCGTGGTGCGCGAGGAGCGACGCGGTGCACGCAATGCTGGTGGCGGTCCCAGCCACGGTGGCCCAGGACGTGGAGCGCGACCTTTGCGCCACGGCCGAAGGGCGCGCGTGCCGCGTGATCCGCGTCGATTCCCCGCCGGAGCCGCTGCCCGAGGGGCTCCTCGTCCTGTGGGACCACGGCGGCCCGCTGGAGGCCGTGAAGGCGCGCTGCCAGTGGGCTCACGCGCGGCGGTTGCCGACGCGCACGTGGCTGGTGGTGCTGACGACGCGCGACGGTGAAGAGGCGGAGGCGCTGATCAGCGCGGGCGCGGACGAGTGCGTGGCCCCGCCCGGCACGCGCTGGGGCGCGCGGCTGGTGTCGCTCCAGCGCAGGTCCTCGGACGGTGACGCACAGGCGCTGCGGCGTGCTCGCGACATGTTCCAGGGCGCGCTGGATGCGGTGCCGGAGCCGCTGTTCATCAAGGACCGCGAGCACCGGCTGGTGGCGATGAACGGCGCCTACTGCCGCCTGCTGGATCAATCCGCCGAAGCGCTGCGCGGCACCATCACCTCGCCGCAGGTGCCGCCGCATGAAGCGGAGGCGTCGTGGCGCCAGGACGAGCGCGCCTTCACCACCGGGCAGACGGTGGAGGACGAGGGCTCCTTCACCGACTCCAAGGGCCGCTCGCGCGAGGTGCTCACGCAGCGGGCCGCGTACGCGCTGCCCAACGGCGAGCGCTTCCTGGTGGGGCTGGTGCGCGACGTGACCGAGCGCACCCGCCTGGAGGCGCAGCGGCGGCTGGCGGAGCGGATGACGTCTGTGGGCACGCTGGCCGCGGGCGTCGCGCATGAGATCAACAACCCGCTCTCCTATGTGACGTCCAACCTGGCCTACCTCTGGGAGCGGGTGGCCCAGCCGGTGGTGCCGGTGCCGACCGAGCAGTTGGAGGAGCTGCGGCAGGTGGTGGCCGAGGCGCTGGAGGGCGCGGGGCGGGTGCGCTCCATCGTGCGCGACCTGCGGACGTTCTCGCGCACGGAGGAGGAGCAGCACGGGCCGGTGGACGTGCGGCGCGCGGTGGAGGGCGCGGTCAAGCTGATGCGCGACGAGCTCCAGCACCGCGCGCGCCTGACGTGCGAGCTGGAGCCCGTTGCGGCGGTGCACGGCAACGAGGGCCGGCTGGCCCAGGTCGTCACGCATCTGCTGATGAACGCGCTCCAGTCCTTTGGCGAGCGGCCTCCGGAGCAGAACCAGCTGCGGCTGCGCCTGCGTCCGGGCCGCGAGGGCCACGTGCTCATCGAGGTGGAGGACAACGGGACCGGGATGCCCGCGGAGGTGCGCCAGCGCATCTTCGATCCGTTCTACACCACCCGCTCGCCCAAGGGCGGCACGGGCCTGGGCCTGTCCATCTGCCTCACGCTGGTGCACGCGATGGGCGGCCACATCGAGGTCGCCAGCGAGCAGGGCCAGGGCAGCCTCTTCCGCGTGGAGCTTCCGGCGCTCTCGTTGCCGCCCGAAGCCCTCCGGCCCCCGCAGCCGGTGGCGGCTCCGGTGGAGGAGTCCGCGCAGGCGGCGCGCGCGACGCGCAACCTGCGCAGGCTGCTGCTCATCGACGACGAGCCGGCGGTGGGCAGCGCGGTGAGCCGGCTGTTGCGCAACCTCTACGACGTGCACGTCATCCAGGACGCGCGCGAGGCGCTGCGGCGGCTGTCGCACGGCGAGAAGTTCGACGCCATCCTCTGCGACCTGATGATGCCGGGCATGAGCGGCATGGACTTCCTGGTGGAACTGGAGCGGCTGGCGCCGGAGCTGGCGCCGCGCACCGGCCTGATGACGGGCGGGGTGAACCCGCAGGCCCGTGAGTTCGTGGGCCGCCGCGCGCGGGAGCTGCTGGAGAAGCCCTTCGAGCGCGACCAGCTGTGCACCTTCGTCGAAACCCTGATGCAATGA
- a CDS encoding class II glutamine amidotransferase encodes MSAILAALSSDPNLLRCELQRLTRQVVLRPEPRANALGVGSYAQEEVLLRRLAPDRDITLEDLGPPHESEAVLFHAGRLPLGLSPEENTQPFRARHWLFAHQGPLPDFEPLRAPLLSRVPEHLLRQVRGPTDSEILFALFLTRLRELGRTDDPRLEPGVAGRVLRDMVREVEAALVQAGQVRTPPLNLVATNGTVLLATRRGEAPLYYTRLEGSVECAPCGVDATTPETHPEVSAHRRRRTVVVASHVTRTQGWVELPQGMTLVVGADLQVQHLQPA; translated from the coding sequence ATGTCCGCCATCCTCGCCGCCCTGTCGTCGGACCCGAACCTGCTGCGGTGCGAGCTGCAGCGGCTGACCCGACAGGTCGTCCTCCGTCCGGAGCCCCGGGCCAACGCCCTGGGGGTGGGCTCCTATGCCCAGGAGGAGGTGCTGCTGCGGCGCCTGGCGCCGGACCGGGACATCACGCTGGAGGACCTGGGGCCTCCCCACGAATCGGAGGCTGTGCTCTTCCACGCGGGCCGGCTGCCGCTCGGCCTGTCGCCCGAGGAGAACACCCAGCCCTTCCGGGCCCGCCACTGGTTGTTCGCCCACCAGGGGCCGCTGCCGGACTTCGAGCCCCTGCGCGCCCCCCTCCTGTCACGCGTGCCGGAGCACCTCCTGCGGCAGGTGCGGGGCCCCACCGACAGTGAGATCCTCTTCGCCCTGTTCCTCACGCGCCTGCGCGAGCTGGGGCGCACGGATGATCCGCGCCTGGAGCCTGGCGTCGCCGGCCGCGTGCTGCGCGACATGGTGCGCGAGGTGGAGGCCGCGCTCGTCCAGGCGGGACAGGTGCGCACGCCGCCGCTCAACCTGGTGGCCACCAACGGCACCGTGCTGCTCGCCACCCGCCGAGGCGAGGCCCCGCTGTACTACACGCGCCTGGAGGGCAGCGTGGAGTGCGCCCCCTGCGGCGTGGACGCGACCACGCCGGAGACGCACCCGGAGGTGAGCGCGCACCGCCGCCGCCGCACGGTGGTGGTGGCCAGCCACGTCACGCGCACGCAGGGTTGGGTGGAGCTGCCGCAGGGCATGACGCTGGTGGTGGGCGCGGACCTCCAGGTCCAGCACCTGCAGCCGGCCTGA
- a CDS encoding molybdenum cofactor synthesis domain-containing protein, with the protein MHVSAYVVTCSDSRDEAHDGSGKDLREGLAAAGHTVAGHTVVKDDPEAIRGALAQAQAAGARAVLFTGGTGIGRRDCTVETLRALFEKELPGFGELFRMLSYQRIGSPAMMSRATAGTYQGMILFALPGSPQAVKLALDALILPELGHAVRELTR; encoded by the coding sequence GTGCATGTCAGCGCGTACGTGGTGACGTGCTCGGACAGCCGGGACGAGGCGCACGACGGCAGCGGGAAGGACCTGCGCGAGGGCCTGGCCGCCGCGGGGCACACCGTCGCCGGGCACACGGTGGTGAAGGATGATCCGGAGGCCATCCGGGGCGCACTCGCGCAGGCGCAGGCGGCGGGGGCCCGCGCGGTGCTCTTCACGGGCGGCACCGGCATTGGCCGGCGCGACTGCACGGTGGAGACGCTGCGCGCGCTCTTCGAGAAGGAGCTGCCCGGCTTCGGCGAGCTGTTCCGGATGCTGTCGTACCAGCGCATCGGCAGCCCCGCGATGATGTCGCGCGCCACGGCGGGCACGTACCAGGGGATGATCCTCTTCGCGCTGCCGGGCTCGCCGCAGGCCGTGAAGCTGGCGCTGGACGCGCTCATCCTCCCGGAGCTGGGCCACGCGGTGCGCGAGCTCACGCGTTAG
- the mrtX gene encoding myxosortase MrtX: MSRPPGPPFRLSAVQEAVGLWALGFLGIVVSFVIAGGTSVPKLVATVGFLYLPLIPMRWRDEDYRDYGLSLRAWKQDVRLFLILSVIVGPLFFVGFAGFVQVVPHLPPGLAQHLTPIIGEGHFQPRLPPRFGEWVIDQLFVVALPEEFFYRGYLQARLRDAWPQGRVVLGARLGRAFWVTALLFALGHLAIFQTWRLAVFFPALLFGWMRERTGTIVGCALFHAACNLYVRFLEVSFFGGS, translated from the coding sequence ATGAGCCGTCCCCCGGGGCCGCCGTTCCGGCTGAGCGCGGTGCAGGAGGCCGTGGGCCTCTGGGCGCTGGGCTTTTTGGGCATCGTCGTGTCGTTCGTCATCGCCGGCGGCACGAGCGTGCCCAAGCTGGTGGCCACGGTGGGCTTCCTCTACCTGCCGCTCATCCCCATGCGCTGGCGCGACGAGGACTACCGCGACTATGGCCTCAGCCTGCGCGCGTGGAAGCAGGACGTGCGGCTGTTCCTCATCCTGTCCGTCATCGTGGGGCCGCTGTTCTTCGTGGGCTTCGCGGGCTTCGTGCAGGTGGTGCCGCACCTGCCCCCCGGGCTCGCGCAGCACCTGACGCCCATCATCGGCGAGGGCCACTTCCAGCCGCGCCTGCCCCCGCGCTTCGGCGAGTGGGTGATTGATCAGCTCTTCGTCGTGGCCCTGCCGGAGGAGTTCTTCTACCGGGGCTACCTCCAGGCCCGCCTGCGCGACGCGTGGCCCCAGGGACGCGTGGTGCTGGGCGCGCGGCTGGGACGCGCCTTCTGGGTGACGGCGCTCCTCTTCGCGCTGGGCCACCTGGCCATCTTCCAGACGTGGCGGCTGGCGGTGTTCTTCCCCGCGCTCCTCTTCGGATGGATGCGCGAGCGCACCGGCACCATCGTCGGCTGCGCCCTCTTCCACGCCGCCTGCAACCTCTACGTGCGCTTCCTGGAGGTCTCCTTCTTCGGCGGTTCGTAG
- a CDS encoding Rieske (2Fe-2S) protein yields MTKIKLGPADFAEREMRGYEVGKRNVCIAKIHGRYKGLDDWCNHAGCLLSGGRIEDNMVVCPCHEVGFDMDTGANATSPGVCDDQPTVQLTVEDGNLVVDLPDA; encoded by the coding sequence ATGACGAAGATCAAGCTGGGACCCGCGGACTTCGCCGAGAGGGAGATGCGGGGCTACGAAGTGGGCAAGCGCAACGTCTGCATCGCGAAGATCCACGGCCGCTACAAGGGCCTCGATGACTGGTGCAACCACGCCGGGTGCCTGCTGTCGGGCGGGCGCATCGAGGACAACATGGTCGTGTGCCCCTGCCACGAGGTCGGCTTCGACATGGACACGGGCGCCAACGCCACCTCCCCCGGCGTCTGTGATGACCAGCCGACGGTGCAGCTCACGGTCGAGGACGGAAACCTCGTCGTCGACCTTCCCGACGCCTGA